One stretch of Deltaproteobacteria bacterium DNA includes these proteins:
- a CDS encoding 50S ribosomal protein L19, with amino-acid sequence MATVGDIEKEFLRTDLPDFRPGDTVVVNVRIKEGEKERIQAFQGTVIRKRGGGTGATFTVRKVSYGIGVERIFPLHCPSIESVKVLNRGKVRRARLYYLRNLKGKAARIKTRR; translated from the coding sequence ATGGCAACCGTAGGCGATATCGAAAAAGAATTTCTCAGGACCGACCTGCCCGACTTCAGGCCCGGGGACACGGTGGTCGTCAACGTGAGGATCAAGGAGGGCGAGAAGGAGAGGATCCAGGCCTTCCAGGGCACGGTCATAAGGAAGCGCGGCGGCGGCACGGGCGCCACCTTCACGGTCAGGAAGGTCTCTTACGGCATCGGTGTGGAGAGGATATTCCCCCTCCACTGCCCGTCCATCGAGTCCGTCAAGGTGCTCAACCGCGGCAAGGTCCGCCGCGCAAGGCTCTACTACCTGCGAAACCTCAAGGGCAAGGCCGCAAGGATCAAGACAAGGCGCTGA
- a CDS encoding ribonuclease HII — protein sequence MAGEKASAPGPTAELEAQARKMGVEAVAGVDEAGRGPLAGPVAAAAVVFAGAPPEIGIDDSKRLAPRLRTRLAAEIFRTARAVGLGLAWPAEIDGLNIHRATLLAMERAVARLAPVRPRLLLIDGIHTTALGVEQRTVKGGDARCLSIAAASIVAKTARDRIMEAYERIYPGYGFGSNKGYGTARHIDALRALGPTPIHRRTFLGRILDVRNLSGISR from the coding sequence ATGGCAGGGGAGAAAGCGTCGGCTCCGGGCCCCACCGCGGAGCTCGAGGCCCAGGCCCGAAAGATGGGGGTCGAGGCCGTGGCAGGCGTTGACGAGGCCGGACGCGGCCCCCTCGCTGGCCCCGTGGCCGCCGCGGCGGTGGTCTTCGCGGGCGCGCCGCCAGAGATCGGCATCGACGACTCCAAGAGGCTCGCGCCGCGGCTTCGCACGAGGCTCGCCGCCGAGATATTCCGCACTGCCAGGGCCGTGGGCCTTGGCCTTGCCTGGCCGGCCGAGATCGACGGGCTCAACATCCACAGGGCGACCCTCCTCGCCATGGAACGGGCCGTCGCCCGCCTTGCTCCCGTCAGGCCACGGCTCCTGCTCATCGACGGCATCCACACAACGGCCCTCGGCGTCGAACAGAGGACCGTCAAGGGAGGCGACGCCAGGTGCCTCTCCATAGCCGCCGCCTCCATAGTGGCCAAGACGGCGCGCGACCGCATCATGGAGGCCTACGAGCGCATCTACCCGGGTTACGGCTTCGGCAGCAACAAGGGCTACGGCACGGCAAGACACATCGACGCCCTCCGCGCCCTCGGCCCCACGCCCATACACCGCAGGACGTTCCTCGGCAGGATTCTCGATGTCCGGAACCTTTCCGGCATCTCCCGGTGA
- a CDS encoding YraN family protein, with protein MSTSANSELGRRGEDEAARLLTARGYRILARNYRTRRGEVDIVAADGDAIVFVEVKTRAGAGFGAPAAAVDARKMRRMTLASRAFLALHGLEDRPARFDVVSVEIRDGRTRCELIKNAFDAPD; from the coding sequence ATGAGCACCTCTGCGAACAGTGAGCTCGGCCGCCGCGGCGAGGACGAGGCCGCAAGGCTCCTCACGGCGAGGGGCTACAGGATACTCGCCCGCAACTACCGCACGCGCCGCGGCGAGGTCGACATAGTGGCCGCCGACGGAGACGCAATCGTCTTCGTCGAGGTCAAGACCCGCGCCGGCGCCGGCTTCGGCGCCCCTGCGGCCGCCGTCGACGCCCGCAAGATGCGCCGCATGACGCTCGCCTCCCGCGCCTTCCTCGCCCTCCACGGTCTCGAGGACAGGCCCGCCCGCTTCGACGTGGTGAGCGTCGAGATCCGCGACGGCCGCACAAGGTGCGAGCTCATAAAAAACGCCTTCGATGCCCCCGACTGA
- the polA gene encoding DNA polymerase I — MSNRRDGDRKVLMLVDGNSLVYRAYHAMPHLTAPDSTPTGAVYGFTQTLRKLMREHRPTHMAVAFDLKGPTVRHALYGDYKIDRPPMPGDLARQIPVVKRVVEAMGVKVMEMEGYEADDIIATAVKALQDPDAVDIKIVSSDKDLCQLVGEGVVMIDAATGRVRTPEYVRGKFGVEPGRIPDWLGLAGDPADNIPGVPGIGPRTATRLIDRHGSIDDIYADLSKISGKKLRENLEENRDLAFLSKVLATVITDVPLDLEFEGLEIGSESGDLAALYAELGFERLLRGLRGGGDGPDIDYETIDGEGAFARFRSALAGPLAFYLDDAGGGALAFASAGGGLWYMPLGGEGPLPRGLASLMEDGTVEKVTDDAKKAHLFFLRRGVAPRSVVMDTSLASYLLDPSRSGHALETVALEHLSRSLAPMEGGEHGELSERARAARCCERASVLGELAPLLEARLEEADLSALLRSMELPLARILARMELAGVKVDTAQLEMLSREIEGRLAAIEEEIYRHAGRRFNINSPKQLSALLFGELGLKPLKKTKTGYSTDEGVLTALAPLHEVPRLIIEYRGLAKLKGTYVDALVALADPATGRIHTSLNQTVTATGRLSSSRPNLQNIPVRSELGRRIRRAFVAERGSVLLSADYSQIELRLVAHMSGDPALIEAFGNDEDIHTATAASVFGVPPAEVTSEMRRRAKAINFGIIYGMGGYGLARELGVAVAEAEAYIESYFAHYARVREFIERTVEQAGRLGWTTTLFGRRRMIPELASGKENVVRLGERMAVNTPVQGSAADIIKAAMIAVDGELERRAMRSRMVLQVHDELLFEAPADERDELEEIVRTRMEGVVRLDVPLKVNIGTGANWCELDG, encoded by the coding sequence GTGTCAAATCGTCGAGACGGTGATAGAAAGGTTCTCATGCTGGTGGACGGCAACTCCCTCGTCTACCGTGCTTACCATGCCATGCCCCACCTCACCGCGCCCGACTCCACGCCCACGGGCGCGGTCTACGGCTTCACGCAGACCCTTCGAAAGCTCATGCGCGAGCACCGTCCCACCCACATGGCCGTGGCCTTCGATCTCAAGGGTCCCACGGTGCGCCACGCCCTCTACGGCGACTACAAGATCGACCGCCCGCCCATGCCCGGCGACCTGGCGCGGCAGATACCGGTCGTAAAACGCGTCGTCGAGGCCATGGGCGTGAAGGTGATGGAGATGGAGGGCTACGAGGCCGACGACATCATCGCCACGGCCGTCAAGGCGCTGCAAGACCCGGACGCCGTGGACATAAAGATAGTCAGCTCCGACAAGGACCTCTGCCAGCTCGTGGGCGAGGGCGTGGTCATGATCGACGCCGCCACCGGCAGGGTGCGGACCCCCGAGTACGTGCGCGGGAAGTTCGGCGTAGAGCCCGGACGGATCCCCGACTGGCTCGGCCTGGCCGGCGACCCCGCCGACAACATACCGGGCGTGCCCGGCATAGGGCCGCGCACGGCGACGAGGCTCATAGACCGCCACGGCTCTATCGACGATATTTATGCAGACCTGTCAAAGATTTCGGGCAAGAAGCTGAGGGAAAATCTCGAAGAGAACAGGGACCTTGCCTTCCTCTCCAAGGTCCTGGCCACCGTCATCACCGACGTGCCCCTGGACCTGGAGTTCGAGGGGCTCGAGATCGGCTCGGAGAGCGGCGACCTTGCGGCGCTTTATGCGGAGCTCGGCTTCGAGAGGCTCCTGCGCGGGCTGCGCGGCGGCGGCGACGGCCCGGACATCGACTATGAGACCATCGACGGCGAGGGAGCCTTCGCTCGATTCCGCTCCGCCCTCGCCGGGCCGCTCGCCTTCTACCTCGACGACGCCGGCGGCGGGGCCCTGGCCTTCGCGTCCGCCGGCGGCGGGCTCTGGTACATGCCTCTCGGCGGAGAAGGGCCTTTGCCGCGGGGCCTTGCCTCGCTCATGGAGGACGGGACGGTCGAGAAGGTGACCGACGACGCCAAGAAAGCCCACCTCTTCTTCCTGCGCCGCGGCGTGGCGCCGCGCTCGGTGGTGATGGACACCTCGCTCGCCTCCTACCTGCTCGATCCATCGAGAAGCGGCCACGCCCTGGAGACCGTGGCGCTGGAGCACCTCTCCAGGAGCCTTGCGCCCATGGAGGGGGGTGAGCACGGGGAGCTTTCCGAACGGGCGAGGGCGGCCCGGTGCTGCGAGCGGGCCTCGGTCCTCGGAGAGCTCGCGCCGCTTCTCGAGGCGAGGCTCGAAGAGGCGGACCTCTCGGCCCTTCTGCGGTCCATGGAGCTGCCCCTTGCGCGCATACTGGCCCGCATGGAGCTTGCGGGCGTCAAGGTGGATACGGCGCAGCTCGAGATGCTTTCCCGCGAGATAGAGGGGCGCCTTGCCGCCATCGAGGAGGAGATATACAGGCACGCCGGCCGCAGGTTCAACATAAACTCGCCCAAGCAGCTCTCGGCGCTCCTCTTCGGCGAACTGGGGCTCAAGCCCCTCAAGAAGACGAAGACCGGCTACTCCACCGACGAGGGCGTGCTCACCGCCCTTGCGCCACTCCACGAGGTGCCGCGCCTCATAATCGAGTACCGGGGCCTTGCAAAGCTCAAGGGGACCTACGTGGACGCCCTCGTCGCCCTCGCCGACCCGGCCACGGGCCGCATCCACACCTCGCTGAACCAGACCGTCACCGCCACTGGCAGGCTTTCGAGCTCGAGGCCCAACCTGCAGAACATACCGGTTCGCAGCGAGCTGGGCCGCCGCATCCGCCGCGCCTTCGTGGCCGAGCGGGGCAGCGTGCTCCTCTCGGCCGACTACTCGCAGATAGAGCTGCGTCTCGTGGCCCACATGTCGGGCGACCCGGCGCTCATCGAGGCCTTCGGAAACGACGAGGACATCCACACCGCCACGGCCGCCTCGGTCTTCGGCGTCCCGCCGGCCGAGGTCACCTCCGAGATGCGACGCAGGGCCAAGGCCATAAACTTCGGCATCATCTACGGCATGGGCGGCTACGGACTCGCCAGGGAGCTGGGCGTGGCCGTCGCAGAGGCCGAGGCCTACATAGAGAGTTACTTCGCCCACTACGCCAGGGTGAGGGAGTTCATCGAGAGGACCGTGGAGCAGGCCGGGAGGCTCGGATGGACGACGACGCTCTTCGGCCGGCGGCGCATGATACCGGAGCTCGCAAGCGGCAAGGAGAACGTCGTCCGCCTCGGCGAGCGCATGGCCGTCAACACGCCCGTGCAGGGATCGGCGGCCGATATCATCAAGGCCGCCATGATAGCCGTCGACGGCGAGCTCGAAAGACGGGCCATGAGATCGCGCATGGTGCTCCAGGTCCACGACGAGCTCCTCTTCGAGGCACCCGCCGACGAACGCGACGAGCTCGAGGAGATCGTCAGGACCCGCATGGAGGGCGTCGTGCGCCTTGACGTCCCGCTGAAGGTCAATATCGGCACAGGTGCCAACTGGTGCGAGCTCGATGGCTGA
- a CDS encoding response regulator, which translates to MAMTVREGKHNGIERDDKPYTTGEIASFCHVTINAVKKWISSGKLNAFRTPGGHYRIERSDFKDFIDRYRLHIKDEIFPEKRKILIIDDDPAIVEYLKGALEMMEDDFEIETAMDGYEALIKVGDFKPELLILDIRMPKIDGFEVCRRLRADDKTRGTKILAVTSYGNEDMENIIRCGADQCISKSHNLKEFQKSVEKLLK; encoded by the coding sequence ATGGCGATGACTGTGAGAGAGGGCAAGCACAACGGTATCGAGAGGGACGACAAGCCGTACACGACCGGCGAGATAGCTTCCTTTTGTCATGTCACCATAAACGCCGTGAAGAAGTGGATATCGTCGGGCAAGCTCAACGCCTTCCGCACGCCCGGCGGCCACTACCGCATAGAGCGCAGCGACTTCAAGGACTTCATAGACCGTTACAGGCTTCACATCAAGGACGAGATATTCCCCGAAAAGCGCAAGATACTCATAATAGACGACGACCCGGCCATCGTCGAGTACCTCAAGGGCGCGCTCGAGATGATGGAGGACGACTTCGAGATAGAGACGGCCATGGACGGCTACGAGGCGCTCATAAAGGTGGGCGACTTCAAGCCCGAGCTGCTCATTCTCGACATCAGGATGCCCAAGATCGACGGCTTCGAGGTCTGCCGCAGGCTGCGGGCCGACGACAAGACCCGGGGGACCAAGATACTGGCCGTCACCTCCTACGGCAACGAGGACATGGAGAACATCATCCGCTGCGGCGCCGACCAGTGCATCTCCAAGTCCCACAACCTCAAGGAGTTCCAGAAGAGCGTGGAAAAGCTTCTCAAGTGA